From Candidatus Mycalebacterium zealandia:
CCGAGTCCCGCGTGCGCGGCGATAATAGTTTTGAACCCCAAATCCGAAGCGAAATCCGCCATTGAGTAGTTCTTCTTTATCGGAACAAGCAGTCCGCCGGCGCCTTCAACAATCACCGCATCGTGAACGGCGGATTCGGACTCAACAATTTTCAAAATCCCGCCGATGTCAAAACTTGTGTTTTCAATCTCCGCGGCAACCATCGGGGCAAGCGGTGCTTTGAGGCAATACGGACTTGAAACCGAAGGAGTGAAAGGTTTGCCCATCACGCGGTGAACAAAATCCGCATCCGTAACATCTTCGCCCAAACAGCCGGTTTGAAAGGGCTTGATCATTGAAACCGTTTTTCCGGCTTCAATAAGACAGCGCGCAAGCGCCGCGCAGACAACGGTTTTTCCCACGCCGGTGTCGGTTCCGGTAACAAAAAAAAGCGGTTTTCCGCCATTTTGGGTTTGTTCTCGCAAGATATTAAAGGGAAAGTTCTTCTATTTTGTTCAGGATTTCATCGCCGTGGGCGTGGGTGTCAACCTTTTTCCAGATGTGCCTTACCTTACCTTCCCTGTCCACAAGAAAGGAAACGCGGCGCGCGCTGTTTGACGGACTTACAACCCCGTAGGCGTTGATGATTTTTCTGTCTTTGTCGCTGATGAGAGTGTAGTTGAGTTTCTGTCTGTCTCTGAATCCCTCGTGGGATTTCACACTGTCTGTACTGATTCCCAGAACGGTTATTCCTTTTTTCGCGATGCGGCTTTCCGTATCCCTGAGCGAGCACGCTTCGCGCGTGCAACCGGGGGTGTTGTCTCTGGGATAAAAACACAAAGCCACCCCGCCGCCGGCAATGACATCTGTAAGCGAAACCTTTTCGCCACCGTAGGTTTCTGCTTCAAACAACGGCGCGGAGTCTCCTATTTTAAGTTTGTCCGACACGGTTCTATATGTTGAAACTTTCCTTTGCCGCCTGACTCATCATCTCAGGTGTCCACGAAGGGTCCCACACAACTTCCACATCCGCTTTTTCCACCCCTTCAAGTTCAGCCGTAAGCATCTTTACTTCGGCAACTATCTGCCCCGCGGCGGGGCAGCCGGGAGAAGTCATTGTCATCAAAATCTTCACTTCACCGCCGTTGACTTCAACATTGTAAATAAGTCCCAGATTGACAATATCCACAGGGATTTCGGGGTCGTAGATGTTGCCAAGAACCTCAAAAATCTGTTCTTTGGTAATTGTTTGAGTGGTTTCACCACTTTGTTGTTCAGCCATTTTACAGCGCTTTAACCACATTCAGAACCGTTTCGTAGTCCGGTTCGTCCGCAACCTCTTTCACGTATTCAGCATGCCGCACAACATCATTTTCATCAATAACAAAAACCGCTCTCGCAAGAAGCCGGTTTTCCTTAATAAGAACTCCGTAGGATTTTCCGAAAGACGCTTCGGAGTGGTCGCTCAAGAATGAGCCGTCTTCTATGCACGCCTCTTTTGCGTAGCGCAACTGCGCAAATGGAAGATCCATACTGACCGTAACAACTTCAACATTGTCCGGCAGGGATTTCAGTTCGTTGGAAAAACGTTTTGTCTGAATATCACAGACCGGAGTGTCAACCGAGACTACGACATTAAAAATTTTTACCTTGCCTGCGAAATCCGAAAGTGTTTTTTTCAGACCCGGACCCGCGAAAGACGAAAAGTCCGGAGCGGTGTCCCCTGTTTTAATCTCTGCTCCGTCAAGCGTGAGCGGGTTGCCCTTCATTGTTACATTTCTTGCCATTCATTTTTCCTCAATGCTAAGTCGACTTTATGAGTGCCAGTTTACACGGCGCCGGGTTCTCATTCAATCCCGATGGTGCGGAGAAACACATCATCACAAAATCAGCCCTTGCAGTCGCGCTCTTGCTTGCGGTCCTGTTAACTCCTGCGGTTTCCCATTCAAGCCCGAACGCGGACGAGCTTATGTGGCAAGTTTACAAACAAAGCTGTGTTCAGAAAAGTCAGCGAATGAACATGGAAATTCTCATCAAAGACCCAAAAGGGTGCAAGCGCGTGCGTTTTTTTTAAATGCTTTTTCTCTCGGCTTCGCGCGCACCGAAACAAACTTCTTGAACGTGCTGTTTAAAAAATCAAACCGCATATCCAAAGCGTTTCATTCCGCAGATGAAAAACTTGGCGGTTCAGGCTCGCTTAAAATTCTCGTTGAGGCTCAAAACGCGAAGTTCTCTGGGAAAGTTGAAAACATGAACCGCATCCGCCAACTTGTCGAACGCATCAACTCAAGCCCGTTTGCAAATGATTCAAACAGTTAACTTCTGCCACTTGAGATAACCCACCACCCTTTTGCGGCTGAGGCGGTGTCTTCTTTGACTTTGCCGCAAAACGACAACGAACTTGCGCAGGAACTTCTGTTTCTTGAATTTTCACGGGGAGAGAGGGAGGAAGATCTTGTCATCCCCTACTTGAATTTCAATTCTTCCACGGCGCGAATTGAGGTTCAGACCCTTAACCTGACTTCTTTTGAACTTGGCTCGCTGATTGATTTCGTGAGGTTGTTTTCTTCATAGGCGTTTCCGTATGCTCGGATTGTCATTACTGGAATCGGAGCGGATATACAACGCTTGAGTGGATACGTAATTTCAACCCAAATAAAAAGTTTCGCGTTGACTTTCGCGGTCATTAGGGCGCTTTTTGTGTTCATTTTTGGAGCGAGGCTCTCACGGTTTTCTGCACTTCAAGTCCTGTGGTTATGATAAATTCGCGCTTTTCACAATCGTGGGGCTCACGGGAGCGGTGCTGTCGGCCATGCTTTTTTGCCTTGTCTTGTTGAGGTCTTTCGCGACAAAAAGGCGGTTTAGGATTCGCGTTTAATTGTCCGAAGATTTCCGGTTGATTCTCTCCGCGCCTATTTTTGCGTCAATCATTGCGAACACGGTCAGCACAAGCCCGGCAAACATATAAGCCCAGAAAACGGGCTTGTCCTCATTGGCTATATTGTTTTCCATAGTCTGCTTGACTAAATCCTTGTTAAGAATTGTTATGAGAAAATTCAGACCCAGAAGCATCAGCCCCTTGCCTAAAAACCCGTTGTATATCTGCCCAAGCCCCGGAAGCAACGCCGAAAGCACGACCGAGAGCCAGACTCTTTTCTTTCCCGAACCTCTTATTGTCGCCACCCTCGCATGAGATTTTGAAGCGATTGCCCCGGTTCCGGCGAACTCATCAGGGTTTCGCCGATAAGAAAGGCGTGAACACCATAATTTGATACGGAAATCATATCATTTGAGGAAGTTATGCCGCTTTCCGCAACTATCACTTTATCTTTTCCAATCATTGACGCAAGCCGTTCGGACACGGATAAATCCACCTTGAAACTGTCTAAATCTCGATTGTTGATGCCAACAACGCTACTTTTTGCTTCCAGAGCCATTTCAACTTCGGATTCCGTGTGAACCTCAACCAGCGGTTCCATTCCTAAATCGCGCGAAAGACCGAGCAAATCCGAAAGATGTCCGGTGTTTTCCATTGCGGCAACTATTAAAAGAAGCGTGTCGGCTTCCGCTACTCTTGATTCATAAATCTGGAACGGGTCTATCAGAAAATCCTTCCTGAGAACAGGCAGTGAAGTTTCATGCTTGATAGCGGCAATATAAGAAAGACTGCCTTGAAAAAACTTTTGGTCCGTCAGCACGGAAACCGCCGCCGCGCCACTCTGCTCATACTGCGCCGCGATCGAAACCGGATTAAAATCTTTTGCTATAATACCTTTTGACGGAGAGGCCTTTTTAATCTCCGCTATTACTCTCGGTTTTGTTCCTGATAAAAGAGCGGAGCGAAAATTCTTCGCTGCAGGCGCGTTCCGACTGAGGTCTTTAATTTCGCTCAAAGAAAACCGTTTTTTCAATTCGGTAATTTCTGTTTTCTTATTCTCAATAATTTTTGTAAGTATCGACGTAGCCACGTTTCAGCCCTTTTTGTTCGCGGAAAACTTCGTTAGCTCTTTAAGTTTCAGCATTGCCGCACCGCTTTCAAGAGAGTGTTTTGCCGCTTCAAAAGCGGATTTCATATTCTTTTTCTTCCCTGAAACGTATATCGCCGCCGCCGCGTTCAGAAGCGCCGCGTCAGTTTTTGCCCCGCTCTCGCGGTTGTAAAGAACGGCTTTCATAATGGAGGCGTTTTCGCGTGAATTTCTCCCGCCCTTGAGTTTGGCAGCCGCGCTTTTGCGAATTCCGAATTCTGAAGGGTCGATGGTGTATTGCCTTACCGAACCGTTTTTGAGTTCCAGAACATCGGTTTTACCCGTAACTGTTATCTCATCCATTCCGTCTTTTCCGCTCACAACCATGCATCTTCGCAAACCCAGCCCCTTTGCCGCCGCCGCTATTTTCTTCATTATCTCGCGGGACGGAACGCCTATGAGTTGGTTTTTCACGCGCGCTGGATTGACCAGAGGTCCCAGAATATTAAAAACTGTTCTAACGCCCATTTCTTTGCGCACTTGCGCCACATTTTTCATTGAAGGGTGAAACAGAGGCGCAAAAAGAAAGGTTATCCCCGCTTTTTCAAGGCAATGCCCGGCAGTTTTAGCGTCCATATCAATCTTTACTCCAGCCGCTTCCAAGACATCAGCGCTGCCGACCGGGCTTGAAACGGAACGATTGCCGTGTTTGGCAACCGGGACGTCCGCTCCGGCGGCGATGAAAGACGCCGTGGTGGAAATGTTGAAACTCCCCTTTGAGTCTCCGCCCGTGCCGCAGAGGTCAACCGCGCCTTTTCCGCCCTTTATTGCGCGGGCGCGGGAAATCATTGCTTCGGCGGCTCCGGCAAGTTCTTCCGCAGTTTCACCCTTGATTCTCAGCGCGGTGAGAAAAGAGGCGGTCTGTGCGGGCGTCAACGCTCCGTCCATTATCGTGCGAAAAACACCGGCGACCGTTTTTCTGTTCAGGTTTTTACCTGCTGCGAGTTGTTCAATTAAATTTGAGATTTCAGGCATTGGAGGTGGTTGCCTCCGTCTGGATTTTGTCAAGAATGCCGTTTATGAACGTGCCTGATTCCTCAGTTCCGTATTTTGTTGCTATCTCAATCGCTTCATTTATGCTCACCGCTTTATCTATGTCGCGCATATACAGCAATTCATAAACTGCCACTCTCATTATATTGATGTCTACGGCGGACATTCTTGAAATTTTCCAATTGTCGGAACAGTTTTCTATACGGGAATCTATTTCGTTGATTTTTTCACAAATCCCCGAAGCAATATCCACGGCAAACTTTTTGTCGGACGGGTTTTTTTCTTCTGAGGCTTCAACAAACCTCTCAAAATCTTTTTCTGTTATTTCTCTGGAAACCTCTTCGTGCAAAAGCCCGTTCGCGTCGCGCTGGTAGAGAAACTGAAAAGCAAACTCTCTGGAAAGCCGTCTTTTTTTCATTCCCATTACTGGCAGTGCCGTTAAAGCAATTGTGCGAGACTTGCCATTTCAATTGCGGACACGGCGGCGTCAACGCCCCTGTTTCCAGATTTGCCTCCCGCTCTGTCAATTGCCTGTTCAAGTGTTTCGGTGGTTACCATTCCGTCCACAACCGGAACTCCGGTTTTAAGCCCCGCTACGCAAAGCCCGTTCAGAACGGCGGAAGCGAGAAGCTCAAAATGAGATGTTTGCCCGCGTATTATTGAACCGATAGCAACAACGGCGGAGTATTTTCCGGACTGCGCGGCTTTTTTCACCACAAACGGAATCTCAAAAGAACCCGGAACTTTTATAACCGTGATGTCCGAATCTGCGGCGCCGTGTCTTTTGAGGGTGTCAACCGCGCCTTCAAGCAACGGGTTTGTCACAATGGAATTGACCCTGCTCGCGACCACGGCAAACTTCATTTTCTTTGCGTCAACTTTTCCTTCTTTTTTCTCAATAGACGGCATAATTATTTCCTCTGGGCTTTATGGCTTTTTCAGTCAACCATTGAAAGCAGATGACCTAGTTTGTCTTTTTTCGTCTGCAAGTAGTTTTTGTTGTTTTCGTTTGGCGGTATTTCTATCGGAATTCTTTTTCCTATTTCCAGACCGAACCCGTCGAGACCGCTGACTTTCCGGGGATTGTTGGTCATGAGATTCATTTTTTTCACTCCCAGATCACGCAAAATTTGCGCGCCTATTCCATAATCTCTCAAATCCTTTTTGAAGCCCAGCGCTTTGTTTGCTTCCACAGTGTCCATTCCTTTCCTCTGCTGGAGGTCGTAGGCTTTGATTTTGTTTAACAGCCCGATGCCGCGTCCTTCCTGTCTGAGATAAAGGATGACGCCTTCGCCTTTTTTGGCAACCATTTTCATCGCCTCCCTCAACTGAGGACCACAATCGCAACGGAGAGAATGAAAAACATCGCTTGTAAGGCATTCCGAATGCACGCGCACAAGGGTTTCCTTTGAATTTTTGATTTCACCCATTGTTATGGCGAAGTGTTGTGAGCCATCCAACTCATTTACGTAAACAAAGCAGTCAAAATTGCCGAATTCAGTCGGCATTTTTGTCGCCGCCTCCTGTTTTACGAACGATTCTTTGGCAAGTCTGTAACTAATCAAGTCGGCGATGGTTGCCATGGCGATATTGTGTTTGCTTGAGAATTCAACAAGTTCATTCATTCTCGCCATGTGTCCGTCGCTTTGCATTATTTCACAGATTGCGCAGGAGGGAAAAAGCCCGGCAAGCCGCGCAAGGTCAACTGATGCTTCAGTGTGTCCCGCTCTGACAAGTACCCCACCCTCTCGCGCTATAAGCGGGAACATATGCCCAGGACGGATAAAATCCGATGGTTTTGAATCTTTTGCCACCGTGCGTCGTATGGTTTCACAACGGTCATAAGCGGAAATTCCGGTTGTAATACCTTCTTTGGCATCTATTGAAACCGCGAAAGCCGTATGCTGAGGACCGTGCATATTTTCCGGCTCCATCAATTTCAGCCCTATTTTCTGGGCATTTTGATTGGTTAAAGCAAGACATATCAGCCCCTTTCCGTGAGTCGCCATAAAGTTTATGGACTCCGGAGTCGCGAACTCGGCCGCTATTACGAGGTCTCCCTCGTTCTCTCTGTCCTGATCGTCCACGAGAATTAAAAACCGCCCGGCTTTTATCTCCTCAATGGTTTCAGGAATAGTTTTTAAGATCGACATTTCTTCCCCCAACCGTGGATTAATATTGTCTTATACGGCGCATTTGTCAATGATAACGGCTCTTGTGACCGGCTGTTTGACTTTGCGTTTATCATGTATAAGTTTTTCATTATTACTATCACACGGGAGTTGAGGAAGCGGAGGACTGATGTCTTTGTTCTTTAATTTGCTGAGGATTCTCGCCGAAGAAAACCTTGAAGAGGTTGACGAAGAAGAAATTCTTGAAATGCTTGAAAGTGAAGATTGGGAAGAAATTGAAGAGTTGATTGAGAAAAAAACCGAAGCCTCTAACAAAATTTTACACTGACCTCTTGCGGCGAAACTTCTTTTTCCCAAGCGATGTGCCCGGGGCCGGACTTGAACCGGCACAGGATTATATCCCGAGGGATTTTAAGTCCCTTGCGTCTACCAATTTCGCCACCCGGGCAAGCCGTTTTCAGTGTTCACAGCAAATAAGGCGGCGCCCGGAATCGAACCGGGGTGTAACGGTTTTGCAGACCGTTGCCTTACCTCTTGGCTACGCCGCCGTCTCTAAAAAACCGCATTAGTATCTCTTAAAAAGCCCGTATTGTAAAAATTATTACAACTTGACATATCCACTCATCACCGCCTTGCCGCCTATTTTAACGCCGCCGCCGGCAACTTCCACGCGCACAATTCCGCCTCTTTGTGAAAGTTGCAGACTTTTCATTTTTTTCTTTCCGGTTTTTTCAGACCAATACGGAGCAAGAGATGAATGAGCGGAGCCGGTAACAGGGTCTTCGTCTATGCCCACGCTTGGAGTAAAAAAACGTAAAACAAAATCGTATCCGTCTCTTGCGGACACGCTTGTAACAATCACACCTCTGCAATCCAGATTTTTCAATTTTTCAAAGTCAGGACGAACAGCCGCCACATCGTCCTCACCCCGCAACTCAACCAGATAGTCAAAGCGTGTTTTCCCCGTATGGATAATCTCCGTGCCCAAAATTTCCGAAAGCTTTTCAGGTTCAGCGCATTTTTTTGCCGCAACCAGAGGAAATTCCATTGTTATGATATCCGCTTCGGTTTCAGCGCTTAAATCGTAGTTGTTTGAGGCAAACCTGATTGTTTTTCCGGTATATCCGTTTTGCCATATGGCGTGGGCGGCGGCAAGGGTCGCGTGTCCGCACAGGGCTACTTCGGTTTCAGGAGTCCACCATCTTATAAAAAAATCGTCTTTTCGATTTTGCACAAAAGAGGTTTCGGAAGTCCCCACCCGCGCGGCTATCCGGAGCATTTCAGAATCCGGCGGGAAAGATTCAACAAAATACACGCCCGCGGGATTGCCAAGCAACCGGTCTTCGGCAAACGCGTTTATGACAAGAACTTCTATTTTGTTTCTCCCCTTTTTTTGAGTTTGCCCGGTTAGTTTGCGGAAGAAGTCACCTTGCTGTCCATAAGAGTTTTGACGGCTCGCGTAATACCGCCTATTGTGAGCGGAAACATTCTTTCGCCCGTGAACTGGCGAAGCATGCCGATTGTCTGGGTTTCACGCCATTCATTTTTGGGAACGGGATTGAGCCAGACCGTAGTCGGATATTTGCTCTTGATGCGCTCAAGCCATGTAAAACCGGGCTCTTCGTTGTTATGTTCAACGCTTCCGTTCACATACAAAAGCTCATACGGAGACATTGAAGCGTCTCCGACTATAATCACTTTGTAGTCGCTGTTGTATTTGTTCAGAATGTCAAAAGTGGGAAGGGCCTCCTGCCAGCGACGCTCATTATTTTTCCAGACGGATTCATAAATGCAGTTGTGAAAATAATAATACTCAAGGTGTTTAAACTCGTAGCGCGCGGCGGAAAACAATTTTGAACAAAGTTCAATGTGGTCGTCCATTGAGCCGCCGATGTCAAAAAAGATTAAAATCTTCACGTTGTTTTTTCTGTGCGGAACCATTTCAACATCAAGAAACCCCGCATTGCGCGATGTTTTTTCAATTGTCTTGTCCACGTCAAGTTCTTCGGACATCCCCTCACGCGTGAGAACGCGAAGTTTGCGAAGCGCCATTTTCATATTGCGGGTTTGCAGTTCCACAGAATCGTCAAGATCTTTGAATTCTCTCTTGTCCCAAACCTTCACCGCCCTTCTGTGCCGGCTTTCATGCTGTCCGATGCGAATGCCTTCGGGGTTGTATCCGTAAGCTCCGAACGGTGAAGTTCCACCCGTGCCAATCCATTTGCCGCCGCCCTGATGCCGTTTTTTCTGCTCTTTCATCAACTCTTTGAGCCGTTCAATAAGTTTGTCCAACCCGCCCATCGCTTTAATTTGCGCTTTCTCCTCTTCTGTCAGGGAATTTTCCATAGTCTTTCGCAACCACTCATCGGGGATGTTCATAAACTCTTTATCGTCTATGCATTCAAGCCCCTTGAAATACTGCCCGAACAGGCGGTCAAAGCGGTCCAGATTTTGTTCGTGTTTAATTAGCGCGCTACGGCTCAGGTAATAAAAATCGTCCACGCCGTGCTCAACCATTCCGCTGTCCAGAGCGTCAAGAAGCGTCAAATACTCCTTGATTGAAACCGGAATTCCAGAGTTGCGAAGATAGAGGAAGAAGTCTAGAAACATTGCGGGGAAAGTATAACTGAAGCGTAATTATGATTTCCTTGACACAGTAGCATCACAATTGAAATCCGGTTATTTGCTCAAAACTAATGAATAAAAACCAACTCTTATCAAAACCCTAAAAACTAAAGATTGTATTATTCTGAAAATCAATCTCTGACCTAAATAGCGAATAATCACCCTAACCCATTCGGGAGTTTTGATATTTGAGATTGGAAGGTATTTTTTGCCCCAAGTAAATTTGCCCCAAGTAAAGGATAAGATAACCGCTTCTACCGCAAGAACTTCCAAAAGTAAATGTTCCAGTAAAACAAAAGCTGTTTTCAGAAAAATCAATGTCGGGAACTGGCTCAGTCAGAGGCAAAGCACTTGATTTGATGGCTTCTCTTTCTTGACCAACTGGTGAAAACGAATACAGCGTATTGTACAAGTCTTTCAATTCATCTTCTTCAATAACACCGTCTTCAAAGATTTCATCAATTTTTTCCTTTAACTGTGAAATTAAAGGATTCTCTTCGTAACCTCTTGTTGTATAAAGCCAAGTTTCTACAAATTTTACTTTTTCTTCATCTACAAAGCCGTTGGCAATAATCCCTTTACACAGACCTATTAACTCACTTTCGTTTGCTTCTGCAATTTTCTTTTTGTTGTAGACAGCACCCTTTTTTTCTCATAAGTCACTTCATCACCTCTTCATCCGATACCGCAACACATTCAGCATCTCATAATCCTGTTCATTTTTGATGAGCGCGCCCGCATATGGCGGATCCTCTTCGGCGAGGTCAAACTTTTCAAGTTCGCTTGAGGCGATTTTTCCGGCGGTAAGGAGTTTTATCCAATCAATCAATTCGGATGTTGACGGCTTTTTCTTCAACCCTTCTATTTCGCGCAATGAGTAGAAAATCGTGAGCGCATTGTCCAGTAGTTTTTTCTCAAGCCCCGGATGGTGAACGTCAACAATCGCTTTGAGCGTTTCAATTTCGGGAAACGTTATGTAGTGGAAAAAACAACGCCGCAGAAAGGCGTCCGGAAGCTCTTTTTCATTGTTGGAAGTGATGATGACAATCGGACGTTTTTTCGCCTTCACGGTTTTCTGCAACTCGTAGCAATAAAACTCCATTTTGTCCAATTCCAGAAGTAGGTCGTTGGGGAACTCAATATCAGCTTTGTCTATCTCGTCTATGAGAAGCACGGACTGTTCTTTAGACTCAAACGCGTCCCACAGTTTGCCCTTGTTGATGTAGTTTGAGATGTCTTTGACTTTCTCATCTCCAAGCTGTGAATCGCGCAAACGGGCGACTGCGTCATACTCATAAAGCCCCTGCTGAGCCGTGGTTGTGGATTTGATGTGCCATGTGATGAGGTCTTTGCCAAGCGCTTTGGAGACTTCAAACGCGAGCATGGTTTTGCCTGTTCCCGGCTCGCCTTTGATAATAAGCGGACGCTCAAGCGTTATGGAAGCGTTGACGGCAAGAATAAGGTCTCTTGTCGCAACATACTGTTCCGTTCCCTGAAATTCTTTTTTGTTCTGAGCCATAAAATAAAAAATACTTGTGCCGGAGCGGGTTATCAACCCGTCCCTACGACCACGGCTCTTTGTAGTAATAGACAAAATTGGCGACTTTCGGCCGCTCCGTCCAGCCCATTTTTTTGTAAAATCCTCTTTTGTAGGACGGTTTTTCCTTTCCGTTCGTTACCATAAGGCGGAAACAATCCCTTTTTTTGCCTTCTTTCATAACCGCGCTCAAAAGCAAACTTCCCGCTCCCATTCCAGCCGCCGAAGGGCTTACGAACATATCCGAAACATATCCTTCGGTTCCCGCGAGCATAATGAACGGAACCCAGTGAACATTGACAAAACCCGCGACCTTGCCATTTTTATTTTCGGCGACCAGAACCGTGTGCCCTTTCGGGTTTTTAAGCGATTCCCTTATGAGTTCCTCCACCGGTTCGGCAATTTCACCGACAGGCAACGCGTTTCTTTTTTCAGACCAACCGATGTCTTTGAGGATTTGCGCCATTGCTTCAGCATCTTCTGTTTTTGCCTTGCGGACGGCAAGCAGTTTTTCAGTCATTGCTTTCTTCCTTTTTTCAAGGTCTCAAGCAGTCCTTCCAACTTTCCAACCGTTTCAGTGGAGGAAAGTTTTCCCGCAAGAGTTTTTGAATCCTCGTCGGCAAACGCTTTTTTGATTGCTTCGGATATTTTTCCGTTTCGCGCTTTTTTTCGGTTGGAAAAATCACCCGAATTCAACTTTTGAGCCTCTTCCACCGCTCTTAAAATTAATGTCTCGGGCTCCGCCACACAGTTAACAAGTCCATTTTCAAGCGCTTTTTCAACGCTGTGAAGTTTGCCCTCGCCAATAATTTTTCCGCCCTCTTTCTCTCCCAGAACCCCTTCAACAAGGGCGGTGAGAGAATGCGGCATGGGAAAGCCGATTGAGGTTTCGTTCAAGCCCAAAAGTGTTTTCCCCTTCCCGGCAATTCGCGTATCGCAACACAGCGCAAGTATGCATCCTCCGGCAATAGAGTGCCCGCCAATTGCCGCCACAACCGGCGCAGGATAGTCAAAAACGGCCAGCATCGCGTTCAAAAACTCCTCAAACCAGCGGTCAATTTCGGTTTTGCCTCCTCTTTTAAAAAGAGAAACACAATGTTCAAGATCAAGGCCCGGAGAAAACATCTTTCCACCCGAACAAAGAACAACGGGCTTTTCAGGACTGGTTTGTTTCAGTGATAAAAAAGCGGAATTGAGGTCGGCAAAAAAATCGTCGTTCATTGTCCCGACCGAATTGGAATTCATCGTTACAATCGCCGTGTTTTCTCTGCTTTCAATATCCCAGGACACCGCGAGCGGGAAACTAACAGACTGCCGCTACATACGCAAGACGGAAATGACACACAGGCAACTGATGGGTATAATCTCAAAACGGTTTTTTTCCGCGCAAATGCCGAAATCCTCAGACAAACCCGAATACCGGAACGGACTTGCCGCCGCCCTTGAGCACGGACTTTCAGAACCCGAATACTTGCTTATCAAAGAACAACTCGGCAGAGAGCCAAACACGGTTGAGATTGGTATTCTCGGCGCGATGTGGTCCGAGCACTGCTCATACAAACATTCAAAAATTCATCTGCGCAAATTTCCAACAAAAGGGAAAGCGGTTATTCACGGGCCCGGCGAAAATGCCGGAGTGATGGACATTGGGGATGGCGATTGCGTTGTTTTCAAAATGGAAAGCCATAATCACCCCTCTTTTATTGAGCCATATCAGGGCGCTGCGACCGGGGTCGGAGGAATTTTGCGAGATGTTTTCACAA
This genomic window contains:
- a CDS encoding VWA domain-containing protein; its protein translation is MFLDFFLYLRNSGIPVSIKEYLTLLDALDSGMVEHGVDDFYYLSRSALIKHEQNLDRFDRLFGQYFKGLECIDDKEFMNIPDEWLRKTMENSLTEEEKAQIKAMGGLDKLIERLKELMKEQKKRHQGGGKWIGTGGTSPFGAYGYNPEGIRIGQHESRHRRAVKVWDKREFKDLDDSVELQTRNMKMALRKLRVLTREGMSEELDVDKTIEKTSRNAGFLDVEMVPHRKNNVKILIFFDIGGSMDDHIELCSKLFSAARYEFKHLEYYYFHNCIYESVWKNNERRWQEALPTFDILNKYNSDYKVIIVGDASMSPYELLYVNGSVEHNNEEPGFTWLERIKSKYPTTVWLNPVPKNEWRETQTIGMLRQFTGERMFPLTIGGITRAVKTLMDSKVTSSAN
- a CDS encoding AAA domain-containing protein, giving the protein MAQNKKEFQGTEQYVATRDLILAVNASITLERPLIIKGEPGTGKTMLAFEVSKALGKDLITWHIKSTTTAQQGLYEYDAVARLRDSQLGDEKVKDISNYINKGKLWDAFESKEQSVLLIDEIDKADIEFPNDLLLELDKMEFYCYELQKTVKAKKRPIVIITSNNEKELPDAFLRRCFFHYITFPEIETLKAIVDVHHPGLEKKLLDNALTIFYSLREIEGLKKKPSTSELIDWIKLLTAGKIASSELEKFDLAEEDPPYAGALIKNEQDYEMLNVLRYRMKR
- a CDS encoding GNAT family N-acetyltransferase produces the protein MTEKLLAVRKAKTEDAEAMAQILKDIGWSEKRNALPVGEIAEPVEELIRESLKNPKGHTVLVAENKNGKVAGFVNVHWVPFIMLAGTEGYVSDMFVSPSAAGMGAGSLLLSAVMKEGKKRDCFRLMVTNGKEKPSYKRGFYKKMGWTERPKVANFVYYYKEPWS
- a CDS encoding enoyl-CoA hydratase/isomerase family protein, producing the protein MSWDIESRENTAIVTMNSNSVGTMNDDFFADLNSAFLSLKQTSPEKPVVLCSGGKMFSPGLDLEHCVSLFKRGGKTEIDRWFEEFLNAMLAVFDYPAPVVAAIGGHSIAGGCILALCCDTRIAGKGKTLLGLNETSIGFPMPHSLTALVEGVLGEKEGGKIIGEGKLHSVEKALENGLVNCVAEPETLILRAVEEAQKLNSGDFSNRKKARNGKISEAIKKAFADEDSKTLAGKLSSTETVGKLEGLLETLKKGRKQ